A region from the Vicia villosa cultivar HV-30 ecotype Madison, WI linkage group LG3, Vvil1.0, whole genome shotgun sequence genome encodes:
- the LOC131658331 gene encoding uncharacterized protein LOC131658331: protein MASHNDAPVDSSTSRPNRGNNGNHNRGGRRNGRGHRVRGRGRNNGRGGGRAPQQQWPSPYYLHQQWAYPPYPNQYQQWSSQPWKPWATPPCLASLVPSQQEIQRNNLASLVPSHLYQSYVSNATPTSSYALTNIQASMHTLSLSTPDDQWYMDTGATSHMTANADNDVSVEFDPFGFSVKDFQTEILLMRFNSSGDLYLIATRPPNKTLPPSTFVALSTEL, encoded by the exons ATGGCGTCTCACAATGACGCACCCGTTGATTCATCAACATCCCGTCCTAACCGCGGCAACAACGGCAACCACAATCGTGGTGGCCGAAGGAATGGCAGAGGACATCGTGTACGAGGCCGAGGGAGAAACAATGGACGTGGCGGAGGTCGTGCTCCACAACAGCAGTGGCCTTCACCATATTACCTGCATCAGCAGTGGGCTTATCCGCCGTACCCAAATCAATATCAACAATGGAGCTCCCAGCCATGGAAACCATGGGCTACACCACCTTGTCTGGCATCCTTGGTCCCAAGCCAACAAGAAATCCAAAGGAACAACCTGGCATCCTTGGTCCCAAGCCATCTTTACCAATCTTATGTCTCCAATGCAACACCAACCTCCTCATATGCTCTAACAAATATTCAAGCTTCCATGCATACTCTCTCACTTTCTACTCCTGATGATCAGTGGTACATGGACACCGGAGCAACCTCGCATATGACGGCCAACGCAG ATAATGATGTGTCAGTTGAATTTGATCCTTTTGGTTTTTCTGTGAAGGATTTTCAGACAGAAATACTCTTAATGAGATTTAACAGTTCTGGTGACCTCTATCTCATTGCCACAAGACCACCTAATAAAACCTTGCCACCATCCACCTTTGTCGCGTTATCCACGGAATTATAG